A stretch of Castanea sativa cultivar Marrone di Chiusa Pesio chromosome 2, ASM4071231v1 DNA encodes these proteins:
- the LOC142623695 gene encoding protein IN CHLOROPLAST ATPASE BIOGENESIS, chloroplastic-like: MKVGGGVVYGGPRGTALPTLLLGHGRARLRCYSSSPTPDHITFIKDVAATQPPQHLCHLLRMLKTKGESILSPGAKQGLIPLAIPLSKNSSGTVTALLRWPTAPPGMDMPVVEVRKHGVWLLAKNVDQFINRLLVEEDANKSPEINNELFQAPADDGEKFYRKGDYAKSQTSNLDVYLLRKVGLFPDILERKVMRHFEEGDHVSAMVTGEFYTKKEHFPGFARPFVFNAEVLLRVGRNLEAKDAARGALKSPWWTLGCKYQEVAEIAQWEDEQIEYFKEKVTEEGKREDLKKGKAPAQVALDEAAFLLDLSSVEGTWDDSVDRIAECYKEAGLPDVARFVLYRD; this comes from the exons atgaaggtGGGGGGTGGAGTGGTGTATGGCGGGCCACGTGGCACCGCTCTGCCCACTCTACTTCTTGGTCACGGCAGGGCTCGCCTTCGCTGCTATTCTTCCTCTCCAACTCCAG ACCATATAACGTTCATAAAGGATGTGGCAGCGACTCAGCCTCCACAGCATTTGTGTCACTTGTTAAGAATGCTTAAGACCAAAG GTGAATCCATTTTGTCTCCTGGGGCCAAGCAAGGGTTAATCCCCCTTGCCATTCCACTGTCAAAAAACAGCTCTG GAACTGTAACTGCTCTACTGAGATGGCCTACAGCTCCACCTGG CATGGACATGCCGGTGGTGGAAGTCAGAAAGCATGGAGTGTGGCTTTTAGCCAAGAAT GTAGACCAATTTATAAACAGACTCCTAGTTGAAGAAGATGCCAACAAATCTCCAGAAATCAACAACGAGCTATTTCAAGCTCCAGCAGATGATGGGGAGAAATTTTACAGAAAGGGTGACTATGCCAAGTCTCAGACCTCAAATCTAGATGTCTACCTCTTAAGAAAG GTTGGTTTGTTTCCAGATATCTTAGAGCGTAAAGTGATGCGGCATTTTGAGGAAGGGGACCAT GTTTCAGCTATGGTAACCGGAGAATTTTATACCAAGAAGGAGCATTTTCCAGGATTTGCCCGGCCATTTGTTTTCAATGCAGAGGTTTTGCTGAG GGTTGGGCGTAATCTAGAAGCGAAAGATGCTGCCAGGGGAGCTTTAAAATCACCATGGTGGACTTTGGGCTGTAAATACCAG GAAGTTGCAGAAATAGCACAATGGGAGGATGAGCAGATTGAGTACTTTAAGGAGAAGGTGACAGAAGAGGGAAAGCGAGAAGATCTTAAGAAGGGAAAGGCACCTGCTCAG GTTGCGTTGGATGAAGCTGCCTTTTTGTTGGATTTATCGTCTGTTGAAGGGACTTGGGACGACTCTGTGGATCGGATTGCTGAATGTTATAAAGAGGCTGGACTCCCTGATGTTGCGAGATTTGTACTATACAGAGATTGA